One genomic region from Xyrauchen texanus isolate HMW12.3.18 chromosome 16, RBS_HiC_50CHRs, whole genome shotgun sequence encodes:
- the ctsl.1 gene encoding cathepsin L.1: MRVLIVAAAVLAVASAASLSLEDMEFRAWKLKFGKSYSSGKEEAQRKSTWLANRKLVLVHNILADQGIKSYRLGMTYFADMDNEEYRRVAFHGCLGSFNTSKARGGATFVQQAHGIALPDSVDWRDKGYVTDIKDQKDCGSCWAFSTTGSLEGQTFKKTGKLVSLSEQQLVDCSGDYGNMGCGGGLMDQAFQYIEANKGLDTEDSYPYEAQDGQCRFNPSNVGATCTGYVDVNTGDESALQNAVATVGPISVGIDAGHSSFQLYESGIYSEPDCSSSDLDHGVLAVGYGSEGGDDYWLVKNSWGLDWGDKGYIKMSRNKSNQCGIATAASYPLV, translated from the exons ATGAGGGTTTTGattgttgctgctgctgttctGGCGGTGGCCAGTGCTGCCAGTCTGTCTCTGGAGGACATGGAGTTTCGGGCATGGAAACTGAAATTTG GTAAGAGCTATAgttctgggaaggaggaggcacaGCGTAAATCGACCTGGTTGGCCAATCGCAAATTGGTTTTGGTTCACAACATTCTGGCAGACCAGGGAATCAAATCCTACAGACTGGGCATGACATACTTCGCTGATATG GACAATGAGGAGTACAGACGGGTGGCGTTTCATGGATGCCTAGGCTCCTTCAATACATCTAAGGCCCGTGGTGGTGCTACATTTGTCCAGCAGGCACATGGCATTGCACTGCCCGATTCTGTGGATTGGAGGGACAAGGGCTATGTGACGGACATTAAGGACCAGAAGGATTGCGGATCATGCTGGGCTTTCAGTACT ACTGGTTCTCTGGAGGGTCAGACATTCAAGAAGACAGGCAAACTGGTGTCTTTGAGTGAGCAGCAGCTTGTGGACTGCTCTGGTGATTATGGGAACATGGGCTGTGGAGGGGGACTAATGGATCAGGCCTTCCAGTACATTGAAGCCAACAAAGGTCTGGATACTGAGGACTCCTACCCTTATGAGGCCCAG GATGGTCAGTGCCGTTTTAACCCAAGCAATGTGGGTGCCACCTGCACTGGATATGTAGATGTCAACACTGGGGATGAAAGTGCACTACAGAATGCTGTTGCCACAGTTGGCCCTATATCTGTTGGCATCGATGCTGGACACAGCAGCTTTCAGCTCTATGAATCAG GTATCTATAGTGAGCCAGACTGCAGCAGCAGTGATTTGGATCATGGTGTCCTGGCTGTTGGTTATGGAAGTGAGGGTGGAGATGACTACTGGCTGGTCAAGaacag CTGGGGCCTGGACTGGGGTGACAAGGGCTACATCAAGATGTCTAGGAACAAGAGCAACCAATGTGGTATTGCTACTGCAGCTAGTTATCCTCTGGTATAA